One Curtobacterium sp. MCLR17_032 genomic window carries:
- a CDS encoding DUF6531 domain-containing protein has protein sequence MGKIHGNDPTGYSYGDADGLKSAATGLANAISGQSGSRASYVTTASREFRGYFSQVFADNADVASRGASELVGALQSLSGFVEQLREAAKQEDDRRAKAKAWAARKKEREDNLFVAATHEVGTWFGADDDPKPPEPEPEPHRQADAVTVSGRTIPAGGGGGGGGTSSAVPADLRSFQSGIRSCDESLAGAVSTFRNALTDYESGCNPCWGTLNAQSLVTAVNDWLTANGQDAAWAGTVAAQFEAAGGGTGPATLSDASISAALAAAGIDATRDDLTIGPFSAMGTPPTNGFADDPVNTATGNFLEPETDLRFGGAAAALHVSRMYNSLDTRVGWFGIGWSSVLDVRLELGDEVASIVLEDGRQVDFPRDGDGWGRGVGEDLWLRREDAVLVVADNAGGRWTFTPAGLWLGTDRGPGTGVSVVRGADDRITRLEHELGRAVHVEYQDDRVASVSASDGRRVEYRYDDARRLVAAQDAVGTRRYRWDDAGLVDQVTAASGVVECVNMYDAQGRVVEQRTPFGRTVRFAYLQGRVTSVSDTDGTATNTWISDRKGRVVGIVDADGRRQSMSYDPHGNLVSVTERDGQTTVHGYDDHGRRVRTVTPEGADLTYGHDEQDRVTTVVTAAGGVVEYEYADASDRNPSIVVDPVGGRTELEWRGGTLVRCTDPTGVTVTFHHDRFGDVVGIEDADGAVARLERDDAGRVVEARTPLGHRTRYRYDATGLLTSREEPDGGVWRYEHGPGGRVTATVDPTGARTELRYGPHGQVVATTDPLGRVVTKDFDALGNVTTATLPDGAEWRFVHDALSRLGTVVDPSGGSWTREYDATGQVSATVDPTGVRTDTERARVDGIAVVRNAFEDVTVRTDELGRPLSVEHADTSAELTTYDAAGRPVELVDADGGLTVIERDRAGRVVAVTTPAGRTSRYEYDRCGRPVAAVDPAGARTTLTYDADSRITARTMPDGTVARTEYDAVGRVVRSQVPGVGTAEYRYDRVGRVVSARDSRFGQRSFRYDAAGQLTAAVNGLGGVTRYEYDERGRLVRTTDPLGGVTVRTYTQLDKVATSTDPLGRTTTATYDAAGRQLTQTDPDGRVLRWEHDAAGLEVAQYADDALLARIDRDPRSRTVTITDHTRGGDPVAHTLEYSRLGQLVRRSTDSRETRWSHDADGLRTAVYSPDGTVTRYDRDAVGRVSRLEHTAFGEVRYDHDPAGRLTGLRAGDRLQSWRYADGQLVEHTTTDADGSDVTRIERDPDGRILSVDGPTGRTGYGHDDGAQLVSAELVSAVGPDHRSDWVYDAAGRLVEERTDDRVRRFHHDAAGQLLRVEDGDESVTYEYDGRGQRTRELRSDGSTTDSLWDARGWLAATRKQGPDGSETINLTVDALGELAEVDGVSITWDTAAATPTLLAVGDAPVLRAPGGITGVGDAWTTAGWRSARAASEADPWQVLADVGGASLPAAVGLGADGTLQVAGLEWMGARAYDPTTRGFVSVDPLAPPAGAAWGGNPYSFAGNDPLHALDPLGLAPITDAELEAYAASEQGPLARAAAATGEWFKDNWEYVAGGAMVVGGGLLMATGVGGPVGMMLISAGADTIIQKATTGEVNWGQVAVSGAFGAVGGGFGAAIGKHFVGNAVEGAVENVANTVVSGQPVTPGSLLRNAAEGAATSAATGGVLNKVHLPHAIEKLGDDTPSPPNGQYVTDLVSAVRRKHILDGEVRGDGSFGGGHRHGTGFPGKSEFPASWSDGRIIHDISDVATDPNLEWVRQGKAGTTFIANGMRDGVAIRVVIRNDEIISGFPTNTPKNPQ, from the coding sequence ATGGGGAAGATCCACGGCAACGACCCGACGGGGTACTCATACGGAGACGCCGACGGACTGAAGTCCGCTGCGACGGGGCTCGCGAACGCGATCAGCGGCCAATCGGGGTCACGGGCGTCGTACGTCACGACCGCGAGCCGGGAGTTCCGGGGGTACTTCTCCCAGGTCTTCGCGGACAACGCGGACGTCGCCTCCCGAGGGGCGTCCGAGCTCGTCGGCGCTCTGCAGAGCCTGTCCGGCTTCGTCGAGCAGCTGCGTGAGGCCGCGAAGCAGGAGGACGACCGGCGGGCGAAGGCGAAGGCCTGGGCGGCGCGCAAGAAGGAGCGCGAGGACAACCTCTTCGTCGCCGCGACCCACGAGGTCGGGACCTGGTTCGGCGCCGATGACGACCCGAAGCCACCGGAGCCGGAGCCCGAGCCGCACCGCCAGGCCGACGCCGTGACCGTGAGCGGCCGGACCATCCCGGCCGGTGGGGGTGGCGGAGGAGGCGGCACGTCGTCGGCGGTGCCCGCAGACCTCCGGTCGTTCCAGTCCGGCATCCGGTCGTGCGACGAGTCACTCGCCGGCGCGGTCTCGACCTTCCGAAATGCCCTGACCGACTACGAGTCCGGCTGCAACCCGTGCTGGGGCACGCTGAACGCGCAGTCGCTCGTGACCGCCGTGAACGACTGGCTGACCGCGAACGGTCAGGACGCGGCCTGGGCGGGCACCGTCGCGGCGCAGTTCGAGGCCGCGGGCGGTGGCACCGGACCCGCCACACTGTCGGACGCCTCGATCTCGGCGGCCCTGGCGGCGGCCGGCATCGACGCCACCCGCGACGACCTGACCATCGGCCCGTTCTCGGCGATGGGGACCCCGCCGACGAACGGCTTCGCCGACGACCCGGTGAACACCGCGACGGGCAACTTCCTCGAGCCGGAGACGGACCTGCGCTTCGGTGGGGCCGCGGCAGCGCTGCACGTCTCGCGGATGTACAACTCGCTCGACACCCGGGTCGGGTGGTTCGGCATCGGCTGGTCGTCGGTGCTCGACGTCCGGTTGGAGCTCGGCGACGAGGTCGCGTCGATCGTGCTCGAGGACGGACGCCAGGTCGACTTCCCCCGGGACGGCGACGGCTGGGGACGCGGGGTCGGCGAGGACCTCTGGCTCCGCCGTGAGGACGCCGTGCTCGTCGTCGCCGACAACGCCGGCGGTCGATGGACGTTCACGCCGGCCGGGCTCTGGCTCGGCACCGACCGGGGGCCGGGCACCGGCGTCTCGGTCGTCCGCGGCGCCGACGACCGGATCACCCGGCTCGAGCACGAACTCGGCCGCGCGGTCCACGTCGAGTACCAGGACGACCGCGTCGCCTCCGTCTCGGCGTCGGACGGCCGCCGTGTCGAGTACCGGTACGACGACGCCCGCCGCCTCGTCGCCGCGCAGGACGCGGTCGGCACGCGACGCTACCGGTGGGACGACGCAGGCCTGGTCGACCAGGTGACCGCGGCCTCCGGCGTCGTCGAGTGCGTCAACATGTACGACGCGCAGGGCCGTGTGGTCGAGCAGCGCACCCCGTTCGGACGCACCGTCCGGTTCGCGTACCTGCAGGGCCGGGTGACCTCGGTGTCGGACACCGACGGAACCGCCACGAACACCTGGATCTCGGACCGGAAGGGCCGCGTCGTCGGCATCGTCGACGCCGACGGCCGCCGTCAGTCGATGTCGTACGACCCGCACGGCAACCTGGTGTCGGTCACCGAGCGCGACGGCCAGACGACCGTCCACGGGTACGACGACCATGGCCGACGCGTCCGCACCGTGACGCCGGAGGGCGCCGACCTGACGTACGGCCACGACGAGCAGGACCGCGTCACGACGGTCGTCACGGCGGCCGGTGGCGTCGTCGAGTACGAGTACGCCGACGCATCGGACCGCAACCCGTCGATCGTCGTCGACCCCGTCGGCGGTCGGACCGAGCTCGAGTGGCGCGGCGGCACGCTCGTCCGGTGCACCGATCCGACCGGGGTGACCGTCACCTTCCACCACGACCGGTTCGGCGACGTCGTCGGCATCGAGGACGCCGACGGCGCGGTCGCACGACTCGAACGCGACGACGCCGGTCGTGTCGTCGAAGCCCGGACACCCCTCGGCCACCGCACGCGCTACCGGTACGACGCCACCGGGCTGTTGACCTCCCGCGAGGAGCCCGACGGCGGCGTGTGGCGGTACGAACACGGTCCGGGCGGCCGGGTCACCGCGACGGTCGATCCCACCGGTGCGCGGACCGAGCTGAGGTACGGACCGCACGGCCAGGTCGTCGCGACGACGGACCCGCTCGGTCGGGTCGTCACGAAGGACTTCGACGCGCTCGGCAACGTGACGACGGCGACCCTGCCGGACGGGGCCGAGTGGCGCTTCGTCCACGACGCGCTCTCCCGTCTCGGCACCGTGGTCGACCCGTCCGGCGGCAGCTGGACCCGCGAGTACGACGCGACCGGGCAGGTCAGCGCCACCGTCGACCCCACCGGCGTCCGGACCGACACCGAGCGCGCACGTGTCGACGGCATCGCGGTCGTGCGGAACGCGTTCGAGGACGTCACCGTCCGCACGGACGAACTCGGTCGGCCGCTGTCGGTCGAACACGCCGACACCTCCGCGGAACTGACCACCTACGACGCCGCTGGGCGCCCGGTGGAACTCGTCGACGCCGACGGTGGCCTCACGGTCATCGAGCGCGACCGGGCCGGTCGTGTCGTCGCGGTGACCACGCCCGCCGGGCGGACCAGCCGCTACGAGTACGACCGCTGTGGTCGTCCCGTTGCCGCCGTCGACCCGGCCGGCGCCCGCACCACGCTGACGTACGACGCCGATTCGCGGATCACCGCGCGGACGATGCCCGACGGGACCGTCGCGCGGACCGAGTACGACGCCGTCGGCCGTGTCGTACGCTCCCAGGTGCCGGGTGTCGGCACCGCGGAGTACCGGTACGACCGGGTCGGTCGAGTCGTCTCGGCACGGGACTCCCGGTTCGGACAGCGGTCGTTCCGGTACGACGCCGCCGGCCAGTTGACCGCCGCGGTGAACGGACTCGGTGGGGTGACCCGCTACGAGTACGACGAACGTGGGCGCCTCGTCCGCACCACCGACCCACTCGGCGGTGTGACGGTGCGGACGTACACGCAGCTGGACAAGGTGGCGACGTCGACCGACCCACTGGGACGAACGACCACCGCGACGTACGACGCGGCCGGACGCCAGCTGACCCAGACCGATCCCGACGGCAGGGTCCTGCGATGGGAGCACGACGCCGCCGGGCTCGAGGTCGCCCAGTACGCGGATGACGCACTGCTCGCCCGCATCGACCGCGACCCGCGCTCCCGCACGGTCACGATCACGGACCACACCCGTGGCGGGGATCCGGTGGCCCACACGCTGGAGTACAGCCGGCTCGGACAGCTCGTCCGTCGCAGCACCGACTCCCGTGAGACCCGGTGGAGTCACGACGCCGACGGCCTCCGCACCGCTGTGTACTCCCCCGACGGCACGGTCACCCGGTACGACCGCGACGCCGTCGGACGTGTCAGCCGTCTCGAGCACACTGCCTTCGGCGAGGTCCGGTACGACCACGACCCTGCCGGACGTCTGACGGGCCTCCGGGCCGGTGACCGGCTGCAGTCCTGGCGCTACGCGGACGGCCAGCTCGTCGAGCACACGACGACCGACGCCGACGGGTCCGACGTGACCCGCATCGAGCGTGATCCCGACGGGCGGATCCTGTCGGTGGACGGCCCCACCGGACGGACCGGGTACGGCCACGACGACGGGGCACAGCTGGTCTCCGCCGAACTCGTGTCAGCGGTGGGACCTGACCACCGGTCCGACTGGGTCTACGACGCAGCCGGACGGCTCGTCGAGGAACGCACCGATGATCGAGTCCGCCGGTTCCACCACGACGCGGCAGGTCAGCTCCTCCGGGTCGAGGACGGTGACGAGTCCGTCACCTACGAGTACGACGGGCGCGGCCAGCGAACGCGCGAACTCCGGAGCGACGGCAGCACCACCGACTCACTCTGGGACGCCCGCGGGTGGCTCGCCGCCACACGGAAGCAGGGACCCGACGGCTCGGAGACGATCAACCTGACGGTCGATGCCCTCGGTGAACTCGCCGAGGTCGACGGTGTCTCGATCACGTGGGACACCGCGGCGGCCACGCCGACGCTCCTCGCGGTCGGCGACGCCCCGGTCCTCCGTGCTCCCGGTGGCATCACCGGAGTCGGTGACGCCTGGACGACCGCCGGCTGGCGCAGCGCCCGTGCGGCCTCGGAAGCGGACCCGTGGCAGGTCCTCGCCGACGTCGGAGGCGCGTCCCTGCCCGCAGCCGTCGGTCTGGGTGCCGACGGCACCCTGCAGGTCGCCGGACTCGAGTGGATGGGCGCCCGCGCCTACGACCCGACCACCCGCGGGTTCGTCTCCGTCGACCCGCTCGCTCCGCCCGCCGGAGCCGCCTGGGGTGGCAACCCGTACTCGTTCGCCGGCAACGACCCGCTGCACGCGCTCGACCCGCTCGGGCTCGCGCCGATCACCGACGCCGAACTCGAGGCCTACGCTGCCAGCGAGCAGGGTCCCCTGGCCCGGGCCGCAGCGGCCACGGGCGAATGGTTCAAGGACAACTGGGAGTACGTCGCCGGTGGCGCGATGGTCGTCGGCGGTGGACTCCTCATGGCCACCGGCGTCGGCGGCCCGGTCGGCATGATGCTCATCAGCGCCGGCGCGGACACCATCATCCAGAAGGCCACCACCGGCGAGGTCAACTGGGGGCAGGTCGCGGTCAGCGGAGCGTTCGGTGCCGTCGGCGGCGGCTTCGGTGCGGCGATCGGGAAGCACTTCGTCGGCAACGCGGTCGAGGGTGCCGTCGAGAACGTCGCGAACACCGTCGTCAGTGGGCAGCCGGTCACGCCGGGCAGCCTGCTGCGGAACGCTGCGGAGGGGGCGGCGACGTCTGCGGCGACCGGCGGGGTGCTCAACAAGGTGCATCTGCCGCATGCGATTGAAAAGCTCGGAGATGACACCCCGTCACCACCGAATGGTCAATACGTCACGGACCTGGTTTCAGCTGTTCGACGCAAGCACATCCTCGATGGCGAGGTTCGTGGGGACGGGTCATTCGGTGGCGGGCATCGGCACGGCACCGGATTCCCCGGCAAGTCGGAATTCCCTGCTTCTTGGAGCGATGGCAGAATCATCCACGATATTTCTGACGTCGCGACCGACCCAAATCTCGAGTGGGTGCGGCAGGGTAAAGCCGGGACGACCTTCATCGCGAACGGCATGCGGGACGGCGTCGCGATTCGAGTAGTCATCAGAAACGATGAGATCATTTCCGGATTCCCTACCAACACACCGAAAAACCCACAATGA
- a CDS encoding SufE family protein, translating into MTDAALPQPLAEIRDDFLALSLNDRLQLLLEFSDELPALPPRLQGHEDELERVEECQSPVFITVTVGEDGDAPDVVRMHATAPRESPTTRGFASILAQGLSGLTAEQVLAVPADYPLTIGLSEAVSPLRIRGMVGMLGRVQRQVTAAVA; encoded by the coding sequence ATGACGGACGCAGCACTCCCCCAGCCCCTCGCCGAGATCCGCGACGACTTCCTCGCGCTCTCGTTGAACGACCGCCTGCAGCTCCTGCTCGAGTTCTCCGACGAGCTGCCGGCCCTGCCGCCGCGTCTGCAGGGCCACGAGGACGAACTCGAACGTGTCGAGGAGTGCCAGTCCCCGGTCTTCATCACCGTCACGGTCGGCGAGGACGGCGACGCCCCCGACGTCGTCCGGATGCACGCCACCGCGCCGCGCGAGTCGCCCACCACCCGCGGGTTCGCCTCGATCCTGGCGCAGGGCCTCTCCGGTCTGACCGCCGAGCAGGTGCTCGCCGTGCCGGCCGACTACCCGCTCACGATCGGGCTGTCCGAGGCGGTCAGTCCGCTGCGGATCCGCGGCATGGTCGGCATGCTCGGCCGGGTGCAGCGGCAGGTCACGGCCGCGGTCGCGTAG
- a CDS encoding sulfurtransferase, with protein sequence MTAPVDPSEKFRSYAHPERLVSTEWLQEQLDAGAGSPELVVVESDEDVLLYETGHIPGSVKIDWHTDLNDPVQRDYIDGEAFARLVGGKGIGRDTTVVIHGDKNNWWAAYALWVFTLFGHEDVRLLDGGRAKWIAEGRAMTTDRTTVAPVEYPVVERHDEPVRAFKDDVLAHLGKPLIDVRSAPEYDGSRTTAPDYPEEGALRGGHIPTAVNIPWATAAAADGTFKSRDELDAVYRDGAGIGDADEVIAYCRIGERSSHTWFVLQHLLGYDNVRNYDGSWTEWGSAVRVPIVQGSEPGTLPSR encoded by the coding sequence ATGACCGCACCGGTCGACCCGTCCGAGAAGTTCCGCTCCTACGCGCACCCCGAGCGCCTGGTGTCCACCGAGTGGCTGCAGGAGCAACTCGACGCCGGAGCCGGATCGCCGGAGCTCGTCGTGGTGGAGTCCGACGAGGACGTGCTGCTCTACGAGACCGGACACATCCCGGGCTCGGTGAAGATCGACTGGCACACCGACCTCAACGACCCGGTGCAGCGCGACTACATCGACGGCGAGGCGTTCGCCCGCCTGGTCGGCGGCAAGGGCATCGGCCGCGACACCACCGTGGTCATCCACGGCGACAAGAACAACTGGTGGGCCGCCTACGCCCTCTGGGTCTTCACGCTCTTCGGGCACGAGGACGTCCGCCTGCTCGACGGCGGCCGGGCGAAGTGGATCGCCGAGGGCCGCGCGATGACGACCGACCGGACGACCGTCGCGCCGGTGGAGTACCCGGTCGTGGAGCGCCACGACGAGCCGGTCCGTGCCTTCAAGGACGACGTCCTCGCGCACCTCGGCAAGCCGCTCATCGACGTCCGCAGCGCCCCCGAGTACGACGGCTCCCGCACCACCGCGCCGGACTACCCGGAGGAAGGCGCTCTCCGCGGCGGCCACATCCCCACCGCCGTGAACATCCCCTGGGCGACCGCCGCCGCCGCGGACGGCACGTTCAAGTCCCGCGACGAGCTCGACGCCGTCTACCGCGACGGTGCCGGCATCGGCGACGCGGACGAGGTCATCGCCTACTGCCGCATCGGTGAGCGCTCGAGCCACACCTGGTTCGTCCTGCAGCACCTGCTCGGCTACGACAACGTCCGCAACTACGACGGCTCGTGGACCGAGTGGGGCAGCGCCGTCCGCGTCCCGATCGTGCAGGGCTCGGAGCCGGGTACGCTGCCCTCTCGATGA
- the zapE gene encoding cell division protein ZapE codes for MPELAPVAHLVDRDPQVTPQQMAESLVPPPQFTTASFASYRPDPEYASQAEVRDAVEAFVATPPEPAKRGLFGRKRKEPEVPVKSGVYLDGGFGVGKTHLLAAAYHAASGRKTFGTFIEYTALVGALGFQGTVDLLRGTALVCIDEFELDDPGDTMVMTRLIKELSESGTRFAATSNTPPGALGEGRFAAQDFLREIQAMSDRFDTMRIDGLDFRRRAVDESASVVDDVPSVLATVTASASGSGTGGPARVTQDDFRSVVAHLASVHPSKYVALVDGLDAVGLTDVQAFTDQTDALRWVALVDRLYDAQVRIVASGIPLDTVYPEVMLEGGYRKKYLRAASRVVALTRAETQPRAS; via the coding sequence TTGCCCGAACTCGCTCCCGTCGCCCACCTCGTGGACCGCGACCCGCAGGTGACCCCGCAGCAGATGGCCGAGTCGCTGGTGCCGCCGCCGCAGTTCACCACCGCGTCGTTCGCCTCGTACCGCCCCGACCCGGAGTACGCGTCGCAGGCCGAGGTCCGGGACGCGGTCGAGGCCTTCGTCGCGACGCCGCCCGAGCCCGCCAAGCGCGGCCTGTTCGGCCGGAAGCGCAAGGAGCCCGAGGTCCCGGTGAAGTCGGGCGTGTACCTGGACGGCGGTTTCGGCGTCGGCAAGACCCACCTGCTCGCCGCCGCCTACCACGCGGCGTCCGGCCGGAAGACGTTCGGCACCTTCATCGAGTACACGGCCCTGGTCGGCGCACTCGGCTTCCAGGGCACCGTCGACCTGCTCCGCGGCACCGCGCTGGTCTGCATCGACGAGTTCGAGCTCGACGACCCGGGCGACACCATGGTCATGACGCGGCTCATCAAGGAGCTGTCCGAGTCCGGCACCCGCTTCGCCGCCACCTCGAACACCCCGCCGGGCGCACTCGGCGAGGGCCGGTTCGCCGCGCAGGACTTCCTCCGCGAGATCCAGGCGATGTCGGACCGGTTCGACACGATGCGCATCGACGGCCTCGACTTCCGTCGTCGTGCCGTCGACGAGTCCGCCTCCGTCGTCGACGACGTCCCGTCCGTCCTGGCGACGGTGACCGCGTCGGCGTCTGGTTCCGGGACGGGAGGCCCGGCCCGCGTCACACAGGACGACTTCCGGTCCGTCGTGGCCCACCTGGCGTCGGTGCACCCGTCGAAGTACGTCGCGCTGGTCGACGGCCTCGACGCCGTGGGCCTGACCGACGTGCAGGCGTTCACCGACCAGACCGATGCGCTCCGCTGGGTGGCGCTCGTCGACCGGCTGTACGACGCGCAGGTGCGGATCGTCGCGTCCGGCATCCCGCTCGACACCGTGTACCCCGAGGTGATGCTCGAGGGCGGGTACCGCAAGAAGTACCTGCGTGCAGCCAGCCGCGTCGTGGCCCTGACGCGCGCGGAGACCCAGCCCCGGGCCTCCTGA
- a CDS encoding ammonium transporter — protein sequence MLDQGNTTFVLVMAALVLFMTPGLAFFYGGLVKAKSVISMMMMSFGAIALVSVLWVLYGYAIAFANPGDHTAISGVVGFFSIDWNQLGLGQAFEEAKASKIDAAYPSMAFVGFQATFAIITVALISGAIADRAKFGAWMVFAGVWVTVVYFPVASWVFNLTSGWAATWGVIDFAGGTAVHINAGAAGLALALVLGKRVGFAKGAHKPHNPPFVLLGAAILWFGWFGFNAGSEGAADGIAAIAWVNTLAAPAAAILGWLLVEKLKDGKATSVGAASGAVTGLVAITPACANLTPGWGLVLGFLAGIVCCFAIDWKYRLGFDDSLDVVGVHLVGGIFGTLFLGFFANDTGLIYSGSFAQLGKQAAAAGAVGAYSFVLAFIIGFIIEKTIGFRVKTEDEVAGIDTAVHGEEGYVLYDEEDKSPVGVR from the coding sequence ATGCTTGATCAGGGCAACACGACGTTCGTGTTGGTGATGGCCGCGCTGGTGTTGTTCATGACACCCGGCCTGGCCTTCTTCTACGGCGGATTGGTGAAGGCCAAGTCCGTCATCAGCATGATGATGATGTCGTTCGGAGCGATCGCCCTGGTGAGCGTGCTCTGGGTGCTCTACGGCTACGCGATCGCCTTCGCCAACCCCGGCGACCACACGGCGATCTCCGGAGTCGTCGGCTTCTTCAGCATCGACTGGAACCAGCTCGGCCTCGGCCAGGCGTTCGAAGAGGCGAAGGCCTCGAAGATCGACGCGGCCTACCCGTCGATGGCCTTCGTCGGCTTCCAGGCCACGTTCGCGATCATCACCGTCGCCCTCATCTCCGGCGCCATAGCCGACCGTGCCAAGTTCGGCGCGTGGATGGTCTTCGCCGGTGTCTGGGTCACGGTCGTCTACTTCCCGGTCGCCTCGTGGGTCTTCAACCTGACCTCGGGCTGGGCCGCCACGTGGGGCGTCATCGACTTCGCCGGTGGCACCGCGGTGCACATCAACGCCGGTGCCGCGGGCCTCGCCCTGGCCCTGGTGCTCGGCAAGCGCGTCGGTTTCGCCAAGGGCGCCCACAAGCCGCACAACCCGCCCTTCGTCCTGCTCGGTGCCGCCATCCTCTGGTTCGGCTGGTTCGGCTTCAACGCCGGCTCCGAGGGCGCGGCTGACGGCATCGCCGCCATCGCCTGGGTCAACACGCTCGCCGCCCCGGCTGCTGCGATCCTCGGCTGGCTGCTCGTCGAGAAGCTCAAGGACGGCAAGGCCACCTCGGTCGGCGCCGCCTCGGGTGCCGTCACCGGTCTCGTCGCGATCACCCCGGCTTGTGCCAACCTGACGCCCGGTTGGGGCCTGGTGCTCGGCTTCCTCGCCGGCATCGTCTGCTGCTTCGCCATCGACTGGAAGTACCGCCTGGGCTTCGACGACTCGCTCGACGTGGTCGGTGTGCACCTGGTCGGCGGCATCTTCGGCACGCTGTTCCTCGGCTTCTTCGCCAACGACACCGGCCTGATCTACTCCGGCTCGTTCGCCCAGCTCGGCAAGCAGGCCGCGGCCGCCGGTGCGGTCGGTGCGTACTCGTTCGTCCTGGCCTTCATCATCGGCTTCATCATCGAGAAGACGATCGGCTTCCGCGTCAAGACCGAGGACGAGGTCGCCGGCATCGACACCGCGGTCCACGGCGAAGAGGGCTACGTCCTCTACGACGAGGAGGACAAGAGCCCGGTCGGCGTCCGCTGA
- a CDS encoding aldo/keto reductase: MDYTHLGRTGLSVSRAVLGTMNFGPETSEDDSHAIMDRAHELGVNFFDTANAYGGSVGKGATEEIIGRWFAKGGGRRDKTILATKVYGDMTGWPNGGKLSAYNIRQSIDASLRRLQTDHIDLYQMHHVDRDTPWDEIWQALEIAVGQGKVLYVGSSNFAGWHIAQAQEAAAHRNFLGLVSEQSIYNLVVRDVEREVLPAAQNYGLGVIPWSPLQGGLLGGVIEKSENGSRRLSGRSAEYVDAHRDQLTAYESFAKELGHTPGELALAWLLHQPGVTAPITGPRTMEQWESAVRAVDVRLDSASLARLDELFPGHDTSPEDYAW, from the coding sequence ATGGACTACACACACCTCGGACGGACAGGGCTGTCGGTGTCACGGGCAGTGCTCGGCACGATGAACTTCGGACCGGAGACCAGCGAGGACGACTCGCACGCGATCATGGACCGGGCGCACGAGCTCGGCGTGAACTTCTTCGACACCGCCAACGCCTACGGCGGCTCGGTGGGCAAGGGCGCCACCGAGGAGATCATCGGGCGCTGGTTCGCCAAGGGTGGCGGCCGACGCGACAAGACGATCCTGGCCACGAAGGTCTACGGCGACATGACCGGCTGGCCGAACGGCGGCAAGCTCAGCGCGTACAACATCCGCCAGTCGATCGACGCCTCGCTCCGTCGCCTGCAGACCGACCACATCGACCTCTACCAGATGCACCACGTCGACCGGGACACCCCCTGGGACGAGATCTGGCAGGCGCTGGAGATCGCCGTCGGCCAGGGCAAGGTCCTCTACGTCGGCTCGTCGAACTTCGCCGGGTGGCACATCGCCCAGGCGCAGGAGGCGGCGGCGCACCGGAACTTCCTCGGCCTCGTCAGCGAGCAGTCGATCTACAACCTGGTCGTCCGCGACGTCGAGCGCGAGGTCCTGCCGGCCGCGCAGAACTACGGCCTCGGTGTGATCCCGTGGTCGCCGCTGCAGGGCGGTCTGCTCGGTGGCGTCATCGAGAAGTCCGAGAACGGGTCGCGCCGTCTGTCCGGGCGGAGCGCCGAGTACGTCGACGCCCACCGCGACCAGCTGACCGCGTACGAGTCGTTCGCGAAGGAGCTCGGCCACACACCGGGCGAGCTCGCGCTGGCCTGGCTGCTGCACCAGCCGGGCGTCACCGCACCGATCACCGGCCCGCGCACGATGGAGCAGTGGGAGTCCGCGGTCCGTGCCGTCGACGTCCGCCTCGACAGCGCGTCACTCGCCCGTCTCGACGAGCTGTTCCCCGGCCACGACACGTCCCCCGAGGACTACGCCTGGTGA
- a CDS encoding ChaB family protein, which produces MPADDDLPSTLQRSPEHAQDVYRAARKSAEAEYGDGQRAGRTAWAAVKHEYEKVGDHWEEKESAGPSDSGAAGSRGSGTTEEGVDANASKAHLLDVAKRLDVSGRSSMTKDELVDAIKKANRRATAKARD; this is translated from the coding sequence ATGCCCGCTGACGACGACCTCCCCAGCACCCTCCAGCGGTCCCCGGAGCACGCGCAGGACGTCTACCGCGCCGCCCGGAAGTCCGCCGAGGCCGAGTACGGCGACGGGCAGCGCGCCGGCCGGACCGCCTGGGCCGCCGTGAAGCACGAGTACGAGAAGGTCGGCGACCACTGGGAGGAGAAGGAGTCCGCCGGCCCGTCGGACTCCGGTGCCGCCGGCTCGCGGGGCTCCGGCACCACCGAGGAGGGCGTCGACGCCAACGCCTCGAAGGCGCACCTGCTCGACGTCGCGAAGCGCCTGGACGTCAGCGGACGATCGAGCATGACGAAGGACGAACTCGTCGACGCGATCAAGAAGGCGAACCGCCGCGCCACCGCGAAGGCGCGCGACTGA